A genomic segment from Luteibacter aegosomatis encodes:
- the ppc gene encoding phosphoenolpyruvate carboxylase, whose product MEAARDPEFLPHDGPLREDVRRLGALVGQMLAEQGGQAFFERVENVRTTAIQRRRTGADVEALAEHLTGLDAADAEALARAFAAYFQAVNVAERVHRIRRRRDYQREGGAHQPESLAAVLALLKKEGVSREELITLLGRLDVEPVFTAHPTEAVRRSLLEKEQEIVRALVDEFDPTRTPQERRDDDARILMALSAGWQTAEASPVRPSVSDEFDHVGFYVSRPIYRVLPALYESLQQAIDETYGEGVTPPRVLRFATWVGGDMDGNPNVNAQTIASTLAAQRSLVLERYVEDVNALGRLLSQTDDRVKLDPALGKRLDAYRATFPAAAERIRPRHADMPYRSFLVFVAARLEATLDDAANGYRSADEFIDDIVTVENSLLHHGGRHAGAYAVTRLLWRARTFGFHLARLDVRQDARVHDDALAALLGDAGWADRDAASRVKTLRPYAAGERSFVSGADHDAAGLLREVFATLADSRKRYGTEATGLYIISMAETAADVLAVLALARRGGLLEDGRVPLDVAPLFETIDDLKGGPDTLRELLDDPVYRAHLKSRGDRQWIMLGYSDSGKDGGTVASKWSLQRAQVELLDVASKAGIRVAFFHGRGGSASRGGSRILPALMASPRGSVAGVLRVTEQGEVIHRKYGIRALAVRNLEQTLGAVMRASLRPRVAEVRENGWKDVMAKLSDASRKAYRELVDREGFVDYFRGATPIDVIERMTLGSRPARRRSMKGVEDLRAIPWVFSWTQCRAVLTGWYGLGSALDAMAKDGAEATLLQMANDWPFFSTMLDDVEMVLAKADIDIAEAFSKLAGPLHERFFPLVREEFERTVRWVLKLKGASELLAGEPRLATSIRLRNPYVDPMSLLQVDLLKRWRASGGKDDALLGALVACVNGVSQGLQNTG is encoded by the coding sequence ATGGAAGCCGCACGCGATCCTGAATTCCTGCCCCACGACGGCCCCCTGCGCGAGGACGTGCGCCGGCTCGGCGCCCTCGTGGGCCAGATGCTCGCCGAACAGGGCGGGCAGGCCTTCTTCGAGCGCGTGGAAAACGTGCGCACCACGGCCATCCAGCGCCGCCGTACCGGGGCCGACGTGGAGGCCCTGGCCGAACACCTCACCGGCCTGGACGCCGCCGATGCGGAGGCCCTGGCCCGGGCCTTCGCCGCCTATTTCCAGGCGGTGAACGTCGCCGAGCGCGTGCACCGCATCCGCCGCCGCCGCGATTACCAGCGCGAGGGCGGGGCGCACCAGCCCGAATCGCTGGCGGCCGTGCTGGCCCTGCTGAAGAAGGAAGGCGTCAGCCGCGAGGAGCTGATCACGCTGCTGGGGCGCCTGGACGTCGAGCCGGTGTTCACCGCGCATCCCACCGAAGCGGTGCGCCGCTCGTTGCTGGAAAAGGAGCAGGAGATCGTCCGTGCGCTCGTGGACGAGTTCGATCCGACGCGCACGCCGCAGGAGCGTCGCGACGACGACGCGCGCATCCTCATGGCGCTGTCGGCCGGCTGGCAGACGGCCGAGGCCTCGCCGGTGCGGCCCAGCGTGTCGGACGAGTTCGATCACGTGGGTTTCTACGTGTCCCGGCCGATCTACCGCGTGCTCCCCGCGCTCTACGAATCGCTGCAGCAGGCCATCGACGAGACCTACGGCGAAGGCGTGACCCCGCCGCGCGTGCTTCGTTTCGCCACGTGGGTGGGCGGCGACATGGACGGCAACCCCAACGTCAACGCGCAGACCATCGCCTCCACGCTCGCCGCGCAGCGCAGCCTCGTGCTGGAACGCTATGTCGAGGACGTGAACGCGCTCGGCCGCCTGCTCAGCCAGACCGACGACCGGGTGAAGCTCGATCCGGCGCTGGGCAAGCGACTCGATGCCTACCGTGCGACGTTCCCCGCGGCGGCCGAACGTATCCGTCCCCGCCACGCCGACATGCCGTATCGGTCGTTCCTGGTCTTCGTCGCCGCGCGACTGGAGGCCACGCTCGACGACGCCGCGAACGGCTATCGCTCCGCGGATGAATTCATCGACGACATCGTGACGGTGGAGAACAGCCTGCTTCACCACGGTGGCCGCCATGCGGGCGCCTACGCGGTCACGCGCCTGCTCTGGCGTGCGCGCACGTTCGGCTTCCACCTCGCAAGGCTCGACGTGCGCCAGGACGCCCGCGTACACGACGACGCGCTGGCGGCGCTGCTGGGCGACGCCGGGTGGGCGGACCGCGACGCGGCGTCGCGGGTGAAGACCTTGCGTCCTTACGCGGCGGGCGAGCGCAGCTTCGTCTCCGGCGCGGACCACGATGCGGCCGGGCTATTGCGCGAGGTGTTCGCCACGCTGGCGGATTCGCGCAAGCGTTACGGCACCGAGGCGACGGGCCTCTACATCATCAGCATGGCCGAGACCGCCGCCGACGTGCTCGCCGTGCTCGCGCTCGCGCGGCGGGGCGGCTTGCTCGAGGACGGGCGCGTGCCGCTCGACGTGGCACCGTTGTTCGAGACCATCGACGACCTCAAGGGTGGCCCGGATACGCTGCGCGAACTGCTCGACGATCCGGTCTACCGCGCGCACCTGAAATCGCGCGGCGACCGGCAATGGATCATGTTGGGCTACTCGGACAGCGGCAAGGACGGCGGCACGGTCGCGTCGAAGTGGAGCCTGCAACGCGCACAGGTCGAACTGCTGGACGTGGCGTCGAAGGCGGGCATCCGCGTGGCGTTCTTCCACGGTCGCGGCGGCTCCGCCAGCCGTGGCGGTTCGCGTATCCTGCCCGCCCTGATGGCATCGCCGCGCGGTTCCGTGGCCGGCGTGCTGCGCGTGACGGAGCAAGGCGAGGTGATCCATCGCAAGTACGGCATCCGGGCGCTCGCGGTGCGCAACCTGGAGCAGACGCTCGGCGCGGTGATGCGTGCCTCGCTGCGCCCGCGCGTGGCCGAGGTGCGCGAGAACGGTTGGAAGGACGTCATGGCGAAGCTGTCCGATGCCAGCCGCAAGGCGTATCGCGAGCTCGTCGATCGCGAGGGCTTCGTCGATTACTTCCGTGGCGCCACGCCCATCGACGTGATCGAGCGCATGACGCTCGGCTCTCGCCCCGCGCGGCGTCGTAGCATGAAGGGCGTGGAAGACCTGCGCGCGATTCCCTGGGTGTTCTCGTGGACGCAATGCCGCGCGGTGCTCACGGGATGGTACGGATTGGGTTCCGCCCTCGACGCGATGGCGAAGGATGGCGCGGAAGCCACGCTCCTGCAGATGGCCAACGACTGGCCTTTCTTCTCCACGATGCTCGACGACGTGGAGATGGTGCTGGCCAAGGCGGACATCGATATCGCCGAGGCGTTCTCGAAGCTGGCCGGACCCTTGCACGAGCGGTTCTTCCCGTTGGTGCGCGAGGAGTTCGAGCGCACGGTGCGCTGGGTGCTGAAGCTGAAAGGGGCAAGCGAGTTGCTGGCGGGCGAACCGCGCCTGGCGACGTCGATCCGCCTGCGCAATCCGTACGTGGATCCGATGAGCCTGCTCCAGGTGGATCTGCTGAAGCGTTGGCGGGCGTCGGGTGGCAAGGACGATGCGTTGCTGGGGGCGTTGGTGGCTTGCGTCAACGGCGTGTCGCAGGGGTTGCAGAATACGGGTTGA
- a CDS encoding methyl-accepting chemotaxis protein, whose amino-acid sequence MNESVRRASRRGLSVGARLTLLVVGIVAVGVAVLTVVITTLVSGELETRARDDLARGNRSIIATVNTFGGALLAESDRFLAIFESYYPHGVTVDANRRLPLAGRTVPVLMHDGKALNGDFTVVDDFSARTHVIATLFVRDGQDFVRVATSLKKEDGTRAVGTSIDHAHPAFPLLLSGKGYGGPAVLFGKPFVTRYEPIRDASGTVVGVFFVGVEIGSEMEGLRREISAIRIGASGHYVVVDAAAGKRYGSFVVDPSGTTADGAALKVLDTDGRPVFGRMLSAKQGELRYRVADGEKLAVFATDPAWSWLVAGVVDMDELYGPVTHLRTIAAGTAVVLVAVLSLLLVIVVRTRITRPLSASVEAAERLASGDLTTRLASERGDEIGQLMNAIDGIGNGLGDIARSVRHASASMAASTAEIAAGNVDLSQRTETQAHELQLTATSLDLLTRTVRDNAGNAARASTLAEGASVAVVQEAGALREAVEAMNGIQASAQRIVDVIGIINGIAFQTNILALNAAVEAARAGEQGKGFAVVAEEVRNLAQRSATAAREIESLITESVQRVDAGHGLVTEAGRAMEAVIGRIGDVSGLMGEISRASQAQSEQIGRINHAVSRMDDSTQQNSALVEEAAAAAKSLEGQAAELARVVEVFRL is encoded by the coding sequence ATGAACGAATCCGTCCGTCGCGCCTCCCGGCGCGGCTTGAGCGTGGGTGCCCGGCTGACGCTGCTCGTGGTGGGCATCGTCGCCGTCGGCGTTGCCGTGCTTACCGTGGTGATCACCACCCTCGTCTCGGGCGAGCTCGAGACGCGTGCGCGCGACGACCTTGCCCGCGGCAACCGTTCGATCATCGCCACGGTGAACACCTTCGGCGGCGCCTTGCTCGCCGAGTCCGATCGTTTCCTCGCCATCTTCGAAAGCTATTACCCCCACGGCGTCACCGTGGACGCCAACCGCCGCCTGCCCCTGGCGGGGCGCACGGTGCCCGTGCTGATGCACGATGGCAAGGCGCTCAACGGCGACTTCACCGTGGTGGACGATTTTTCCGCGCGCACCCACGTGATCGCGACGCTGTTCGTGCGCGATGGGCAGGATTTCGTCCGCGTGGCCACCTCGCTGAAGAAAGAGGACGGCACGCGCGCGGTGGGAACGTCGATCGACCATGCGCACCCGGCGTTTCCCCTGTTGCTGTCGGGCAAGGGGTACGGCGGCCCGGCCGTGCTGTTCGGCAAGCCGTTCGTCACCCGCTACGAACCGATCCGCGATGCGTCGGGCACGGTCGTCGGAGTGTTCTTCGTCGGCGTGGAGATCGGCAGCGAGATGGAAGGTTTGCGGCGCGAGATATCGGCGATCCGCATCGGTGCAAGCGGTCATTACGTCGTGGTCGATGCCGCGGCGGGCAAGCGCTACGGATCGTTCGTCGTCGATCCCTCGGGCACGACGGCGGATGGGGCCGCCCTGAAAGTGCTCGATACCGACGGCCGGCCCGTGTTCGGCCGCATGCTGTCGGCGAAGCAGGGCGAGCTTCGCTATCGCGTGGCCGACGGCGAGAAGCTGGCCGTCTTCGCCACCGACCCGGCCTGGAGCTGGCTGGTGGCGGGCGTGGTCGACATGGACGAGCTGTACGGCCCGGTGACCCATTTGCGGACGATCGCGGCTGGCACGGCCGTCGTGCTGGTGGCCGTGCTGTCCCTGTTGCTGGTGATCGTGGTGCGAACGCGCATCACGCGGCCGTTGTCGGCGTCGGTCGAGGCGGCGGAGCGCCTCGCTTCCGGTGACCTCACGACACGCCTGGCCAGTGAGCGCGGCGACGAGATCGGCCAGCTCATGAACGCCATCGACGGCATCGGCAACGGCCTGGGCGATATCGCCCGCTCGGTGCGTCACGCCTCGGCGAGCATGGCGGCCAGCACGGCGGAGATCGCGGCGGGCAATGTGGACCTGTCGCAGCGCACGGAAACGCAGGCCCATGAACTGCAGCTCACGGCGACGAGCCTGGATCTGCTCACCCGCACCGTGCGCGACAACGCCGGAAATGCCGCCCGCGCCAGCACGCTGGCCGAAGGCGCGAGCGTGGCCGTGGTGCAGGAGGCGGGTGCGCTGCGCGAAGCGGTCGAGGCGATGAACGGCATCCAGGCGTCCGCGCAACGCATCGTCGATGTGATCGGCATCATCAACGGCATCGCGTTCCAGACCAACATCCTTGCGTTGAACGCGGCCGTCGAGGCGGCGCGCGCGGGCGAGCAGGGCAAGGGCTTCGCGGTGGTGGCGGAGGAAGTGCGAAACCTCGCACAACGTAGCGCGACGGCGGCACGGGAGATCGAGTCGCTGATCACCGAGTCGGTGCAGCGCGTGGATGCGGGGCATGGCCTGGTCACCGAAGCCGGACGCGCCATGGAGGCGGTGATCGGCCGCATCGGCGACGTGAGCGGACTGATGGGCGAGATCAGCCGGGCGTCGCAGGCGCAGTCGGAGCAGATCGGACGGATCAACCACGCGGTGTCGCGCATGGACGATTCGACGCAACAGAATTCGGCACTGGTGGAGGAGGCGGCCGCGGCGGCGAAGAGCCTGGAGGGGCAGGCGGCGGAGTTGGCGCGGGTGGTGGAGGTTTTTCGGCTTTGA